Proteins found in one Rhodobacteraceae bacterium D3-12 genomic segment:
- a CDS encoding YjbF family lipoprotein: MSSMLRAITVLVALAVLAGCGNRTDQGVFLKTARGGGLKKAGQGSAPSQEQLAAAIQGALTATDLPVALAVVEGRNATALLTRIETNGAYQTWGTPDRRTVTTRGGVVTATRGLGNDIMSSTVSDSLALISARKAGSATRIMRYLDGGNATVELVATCQYSKGGTQRISAGELKNVATTKITETCSAGERSFTNTYLVDGRGTPVQSRQWLNPVSGHILLQRLR; the protein is encoded by the coding sequence ATGAGCAGCATGTTGCGAGCGATTACTGTTCTTGTCGCGCTGGCTGTGCTGGCCGGATGCGGGAACCGAACGGATCAGGGCGTGTTTCTGAAAACGGCACGCGGTGGCGGGCTTAAGAAAGCCGGTCAGGGAAGTGCACCCAGTCAGGAACAGTTGGCGGCGGCGATACAGGGCGCTTTGACAGCGACCGACCTTCCGGTGGCTCTTGCGGTGGTGGAGGGGCGCAATGCGACCGCGCTTTTGACCCGGATTGAGACGAATGGGGCCTATCAGACATGGGGCACGCCGGACCGGCGGACGGTGACAACGCGCGGCGGTGTCGTGACGGCGACGCGTGGGCTGGGCAACGATATTATGTCGTCTACGGTTTCGGACAGTCTGGCCTTGATCTCGGCGCGCAAGGCGGGCTCGGCGACGCGGATTATGCGATATCTTGACGGTGGGAATGCGACCGTGGAGTTGGTTGCCACATGTCAGTATTCAAAAGGCGGTACGCAGCGTATTTCAGCCGGTGAATTGAAGAACGTTGCCACGACCAAAATCACCGAAACCTGTTCCGCCGGAGAGCGGAGCTTTACCAATACATATCTTGTGGATGGTCGAGGGACGCCGGTTCAGTCGCGCCAGTGGCTGAACCCGGTCAGCGGACACATTCTTTTGCAGCGCCTGCGGTGA
- a CDS encoding FliM/FliN family flagellar motor C-terminal domain-containing protein produces MPVEEGANEANSKGNGGLFSSVPIEITISVGKARPLIRDLLSLGENAVLPLDTKVDDPVELFVGDQLIARGELEELEGESEGQLAVRLTEVIELGNGLE; encoded by the coding sequence ATGCCGGTTGAAGAGGGTGCAAACGAGGCGAACAGCAAGGGAAATGGCGGTCTTTTCTCGTCAGTTCCGATTGAAATTACGATTTCCGTGGGCAAGGCACGCCCGCTCATCCGAGATTTGTTGTCTCTGGGGGAAAATGCGGTGTTGCCACTCGACACGAAGGTCGATGATCCGGTGGAACTTTTCGTGGGCGATCAATTGATTGCGCGCGGCGAACTTGAGGAGCTGGAAGGGGAAAGCGAAGGGCAATTGGCAGTCCGGTTGACTGAAGTCATTGAGCTGGGAAATGGGTTGGAATGA
- a CDS encoding MBL fold metallo-hydrolase, with translation MAGAKNPYYEGPVSDHFDGVRFFNPGGVQPKQLRDVLKWQLQGGRERWPKHHPSPFESAKPVARLGKGDCEVTHIGHASFLLQAGGLNILIDPVFSERVSPLSFAGPKRVNAPGIAAGDLPEIDLILITHNHYDHLDLLALKAICAQFDPRIITPLGNDTIIRKAIGAARVDAVDWGDVIEVKGVAIHTEPTHHWSARGVGDRCMALWASFVIETATHRIYHVGDSSFFEGRNFKDAAVRHGAFDLAILPIGAYEPRWFMKDQHMNPLESVEAFRLLGAERAVGHHWGTFQLTNEGIEVPREALVQALDEAGVSQEAFLPLSPGQQIRI, from the coding sequence ATGGCGGGCGCTAAGAATCCCTATTACGAGGGGCCGGTAAGCGACCATTTTGATGGTGTTCGGTTTTTTAACCCCGGTGGCGTTCAGCCAAAACAGCTGCGAGACGTTTTGAAATGGCAACTGCAAGGCGGGCGTGAGCGATGGCCGAAACATCACCCCAGCCCGTTTGAAAGTGCAAAGCCTGTTGCGCGATTGGGCAAGGGCGATTGCGAGGTGACGCATATTGGCCATGCGTCGTTTCTTTTGCAGGCGGGCGGGCTGAATATCCTGATTGATCCGGTGTTTTCAGAGCGCGTTAGCCCGTTGAGCTTTGCCGGACCCAAACGGGTGAATGCGCCGGGAATTGCAGCCGGTGATCTGCCTGAAATTGATCTGATCCTGATCACGCATAACCACTATGACCATCTTGATCTATTGGCGCTGAAAGCGATTTGCGCCCAGTTTGATCCGAGGATCATAACCCCGCTTGGCAATGATACGATCATCCGCAAGGCCATTGGGGCGGCGCGTGTAGACGCGGTGGATTGGGGCGATGTGATTGAGGTGAAGGGCGTGGCCATTCACACCGAGCCGACGCACCATTGGTCGGCGCGTGGGGTGGGTGACAGGTGCATGGCGCTTTGGGCGAGTTTTGTTATCGAGACTGCGACGCACCGGATTTACCACGTTGGGGACAGCAGTTTTTTTGAAGGGCGCAATTTTAAGGATGCGGCGGTGCGTCACGGGGCGTTTGATTTGGCGATCTTGCCGATCGGTGCCTATGAGCCGCGCTGGTTCATGAAGGATCAGCATATGAACCCATTGGAGTCGGTAGAAGCGTTCCGTCTGCTTGGCGCGGAGCGCGCCGTGGGGCATCATTGGGGCACATTTCAGCTTACCAATGAAGGTATTGAGGTGCCGCGCGAGGCGCTTGTGCAGGCTTTGGATGAGGCGGGCGTGTCGCAGGAGGCGTTTTTGCCGCTCTCTCCGGGGCAGCAGATACGCATTTGA
- a CDS encoding aminoglycoside phosphotransferase family protein has protein sequence MREALFSRQIISPTSKVVPLTGGRTNHLWRADTVNGPIVIKSYTKPGNNPLFPNSPDDEERVLRHLHGTALAPDLLDFLHLPHGPVLVYSHIDGSTWHDETSKAARAFEQLHDAPLLPSLPRAPDGSAELTKQTLAILKACKHAKAHTIADLRPTSQVPASGVDCLLHGDPVPGNLITNTDRIVFIDWQCPMRGDPVNDLAIFLSPAMQLIYRGAVLTKAQEESFLKSFTDANLIQRHHALTPWYHWRMAAYCLWRYENGAEEYHAAMTLELAALQD, from the coding sequence TTGCGTGAAGCTCTCTTCTCGCGGCAAATCATTTCTCCCACATCCAAGGTTGTTCCCCTGACTGGCGGACGAACAAATCACCTTTGGCGCGCCGATACGGTCAACGGCCCTATCGTGATCAAAAGCTACACAAAACCGGGCAACAACCCACTTTTCCCAAACTCGCCCGATGATGAGGAACGGGTTCTGCGCCACCTTCACGGCACGGCGCTTGCGCCCGACTTGCTGGATTTTCTACACCTCCCGCATGGGCCTGTGTTGGTTTACTCACATATTGACGGCAGCACTTGGCATGACGAGACAAGCAAAGCGGCACGCGCCTTCGAACAACTGCACGATGCCCCCCTGCTGCCCTCACTCCCCCGCGCGCCCGATGGCAGCGCAGAGTTAACCAAACAAACATTGGCAATTCTAAAGGCCTGCAAACACGCTAAAGCGCACACCATCGCAGACTTAAGACCCACCTCTCAGGTTCCCGCGAGCGGGGTAGATTGCCTGCTGCATGGCGATCCGGTTCCCGGCAACTTGATCACCAATACTGATCGGATTGTTTTCATCGACTGGCAATGTCCTATGCGCGGCGACCCGGTGAATGATCTGGCGATCTTTTTGTCGCCCGCAATGCAACTCATCTATCGCGGCGCCGTATTGACCAAAGCCCAAGAGGAATCCTTCCTCAAAAGCTTCACCGATGCAAACCTGATCCAACGCCACCATGCCCTTACCCCTTGGTATCATTGGCGCATGGCGGCCTATTGTTTGTGGCGATACGAAAACGGAGCAGAGGAGTATCACGCCGCAATGACGCTCGAACTAGCTGCCCTTCAAGACTAG
- a CDS encoding YjbH domain-containing protein → MQLIRKSALGVLISMVPGAALPETLLTYSKNMYGTPGGLVDMPSAEMARDGELSTTISHFGGTTKTTLTFQILPRLTGSFRYSALKNYKPGRGGANAYPNSSYYDRSFDLKYLLVTEGKYRPAVAVGFRDFIGTGLYSSEYLVATKSIGPRLRLTGGFGWGRLGSFDSFSSTGTRPASGAIGSGGNLRTDRWFRGPVSAFGGVSYQATDRLKFTAEYSTDAYVEEQGGGQDPGATMFQRKSPWNFGVDYKLGDMVNFGAYYLYGSEIGMRVTLALDAKGSPVPGGSETAPLPVAVRPKFSARDLGWTTTPGRPEAVRTDVAKALSNEGMVLEGMKLDGNRVRIVMRNPRYDRDAQAFGRAARVLTRVLPNSVEEFTIAQSYNGMPTGAVTMTRSDIEKLENAPAVNMLDRVTFSGGAGSWDGITPVEGAYPRLAWSFGPYTKLSVFDPDNPVRVDLGLKLDADYHIARGWVLSGAVTVKGAGNVGDQVPGRNTTGAGPGTLPPVRSDAALYSRGNDPRIEYLTLAKYGRLGEDWYTRVTVGYLESMYAGVSGEVLWKPASSRLAFGAELNYVAKRDYDQLFGVQSYNIATGHVSTYYDFGNGFHGQLDVGRYLAGDWGATVAIDREFGNGWKVGAFVTKTNVSAAAFGEGSFDKGIRFTMPMSWAIGSPSKKTNKIIVRSLSRNGGARLSVNGRLYEAVRGTHRPEMAKTWGRFWR, encoded by the coding sequence ATGCAGTTGATCAGAAAGTCAGCACTTGGCGTGCTAATTTCAATGGTTCCGGGGGCTGCTTTGCCCGAAACCCTGCTGACCTATTCCAAGAATATGTATGGCACGCCCGGTGGTCTTGTGGATATGCCGTCCGCGGAAATGGCGCGGGATGGCGAGTTGAGCACCACGATCTCGCATTTTGGCGGCACGACGAAGACCACGCTGACGTTTCAGATATTGCCGCGCCTGACCGGGTCATTCCGCTATTCGGCGCTTAAGAACTATAAGCCGGGCCGGGGTGGCGCGAATGCCTATCCGAACTCAAGCTATTATGATCGCTCGTTTGACTTGAAGTATCTGCTTGTGACTGAAGGAAAATATCGCCCGGCTGTTGCGGTGGGTTTTCGCGACTTTATCGGAACCGGGCTTTATTCTTCGGAGTATTTGGTGGCGACAAAATCCATCGGTCCAAGGCTTAGGCTGACGGGTGGTTTCGGCTGGGGCCGACTTGGCAGTTTTGACAGCTTTAGTTCGACCGGCACGCGCCCTGCATCAGGGGCGATCGGGTCGGGTGGGAACCTGCGGACAGACCGGTGGTTTCGCGGCCCGGTTTCTGCCTTTGGCGGGGTAAGCTATCAGGCGACTGATCGATTGAAGTTTACGGCCGAGTATTCGACCGATGCCTATGTCGAGGAACAGGGCGGCGGGCAAGACCCGGGCGCGACCATGTTTCAGCGCAAGAGCCCGTGGAATTTCGGGGTCGATTACAAGCTGGGCGATATGGTGAATTTCGGGGCCTATTACCTGTATGGGTCTGAAATTGGCATGCGGGTGACGTTGGCTTTGGATGCCAAGGGGTCGCCCGTTCCCGGTGGGTCCGAAACTGCGCCTTTGCCGGTTGCGGTAAGGCCTAAGTTTTCGGCGCGTGATCTGGGCTGGACCACGACGCCGGGGCGCCCCGAAGCTGTGCGCACGGATGTCGCCAAGGCGTTGTCAAACGAAGGTATGGTTCTCGAAGGTATGAAGCTTGACGGGAACCGAGTTCGGATTGTGATGCGCAATCCACGCTATGATCGGGACGCGCAGGCGTTTGGACGTGCGGCACGGGTTTTGACACGGGTTTTGCCAAACTCTGTCGAAGAATTCACCATCGCGCAGAGCTATAACGGGATGCCCACTGGCGCGGTGACCATGACGCGCAGTGACATCGAAAAGCTTGAAAATGCGCCAGCCGTAAACATGCTGGACCGGGTGACATTCAGCGGCGGTGCGGGGTCGTGGGACGGAATAACCCCAGTTGAGGGCGCCTATCCCAGATTGGCGTGGAGTTTTGGCCCCTATACCAAGTTGAGCGTATTTGACCCCGACAACCCTGTGCGGGTTGATTTGGGATTGAAGCTGGACGCGGATTACCACATCGCGCGGGGTTGGGTTTTGTCAGGTGCGGTGACCGTGAAGGGCGCAGGCAACGTGGGCGATCAGGTGCCGGGGCGAAACACGACAGGTGCGGGACCGGGAACGCTTCCGCCTGTGCGCTCTGATGCGGCATTGTATTCGCGCGGCAACGACCCGCGGATCGAGTATCTGACCTTGGCCAAATACGGACGGTTGGGCGAAGATTGGTACACTCGGGTGACAGTTGGATACCTCGAGTCGATGTACGCTGGGGTCTCGGGTGAGGTTTTGTGGAAGCCGGCCAGCAGCCGCTTGGCCTTTGGCGCAGAGCTTAACTATGTGGCCAAGCGCGATTATGATCAGTTGTTTGGCGTGCAAAGCTATAACATCGCGACCGGCCACGTATCGACCTACTACGATTTCGGCAACGGGTTTCATGGTCAGCTTGACGTGGGACGTTATCTTGCCGGGGATTGGGGCGCGACCGTTGCGATTGATCGCGAGTTCGGCAACGGTTGGAAGGTTGGTGCCTTTGTAACCAAGACGAATGTGTCCGCCGCCGCCTTTGGCGAAGGATCGTTTGACAAGGGTATCCGCTTTACGATGCCGATGAGTTGGGCGATTGGCTCGCCGTCGAAGAAAACCAACAAGATTATTGTCCGATCGCTGTCGCGAAACGGCGGGGCGCGTTTGAGTGTAAACGGTCGTCTGTATGAGGCGGTGCGTGGCACCCATCGGCCGGAAATGGCCAAAACATGGGGGAGGTTCTGGAGATGA
- the ubiB gene encoding 2-polyprenylphenol 6-hydroxylase: MRGPHNIIRLIRTGATLERTGAMKVILDAYQAPPLLRMVMRGLVWPVQWLGDKGDASMPPATRALTALGPAYVKFGQILSTRPDVVGDELAVQLRVLQDKLPPFPTELAKAEVRETRGVEVDEIFEDFSDAVAAASIAQVHRARLKETQEDVAVKVLRPGIERAFQRDIDAFYFAADVIEFLSPASRRLKPRDVITHFEGVVKGELDLRLEASSASEFAANTVDDEGFRLPQVKWAYSNRRVMTMSWAEGIPLGDNAALEAAGHDLTALGERVLQLFLSHALRDGFFHADMHQGNLKVAPNGDIIAFDFGIMGHIDEYTRRVYAEILFGFIQRDYKRVAEVHFEAGYVPADRDVDDFARALRAVGEPIFGMDASQLSMGRLLSYLFEVTERFGMETRTELILLQRTMVVVEGVARSLSPHLNIWDVAKPIVADYIKGSIGPRAFARDMAKTARVLARFGPRLPGIVEQALVRQGQVRIKQYTSGRALAGCFGWCWAQVWAAGRWLCR, from the coding sequence GTGAGGGGGCCGCATAATATCATCCGGCTGATCCGCACGGGGGCCACTCTGGAGCGGACCGGAGCGATGAAAGTCATCCTTGATGCCTATCAAGCGCCACCGTTGCTTAGGATGGTGATGCGCGGGCTGGTCTGGCCGGTGCAGTGGCTGGGCGACAAGGGGGACGCGTCGATGCCGCCTGCGACGCGGGCGTTGACGGCTCTTGGGCCGGCTTATGTAAAATTCGGGCAGATATTGAGCACGCGGCCAGATGTTGTGGGCGACGAGCTTGCTGTGCAGCTTAGGGTCTTGCAGGACAAGCTGCCACCGTTTCCCACCGAGCTTGCCAAGGCCGAAGTGCGCGAAACGCGCGGCGTGGAAGTTGACGAAATTTTCGAGGATTTCTCGGATGCGGTGGCGGCGGCGTCGATTGCACAGGTGCATCGCGCGCGGTTGAAGGAAACGCAGGAGGACGTGGCCGTCAAGGTGCTGCGGCCCGGAATCGAGCGCGCGTTTCAACGTGACATAGACGCGTTTTACTTTGCGGCGGATGTCATCGAATTTCTGAGCCCGGCCTCGCGCAGGTTAAAGCCGCGCGATGTGATCACGCATTTCGAAGGTGTGGTAAAAGGCGAGTTGGACCTGAGGCTGGAGGCGTCGTCGGCCAGCGAATTCGCTGCCAACACGGTAGACGACGAAGGGTTCCGCCTGCCTCAGGTAAAGTGGGCCTATTCGAACCGTCGGGTCATGACGATGAGTTGGGCCGAGGGCATTCCGCTGGGCGACAATGCCGCGCTTGAGGCGGCGGGGCATGATTTGACTGCGCTGGGAGAGCGGGTGTTGCAGCTTTTCCTGAGCCATGCCCTTCGGGACGGATTTTTTCATGCGGACATGCATCAGGGCAACCTGAAGGTCGCGCCGAATGGCGATATCATAGCTTTTGATTTCGGTATTATGGGGCATATCGACGAATACACGCGGCGGGTTTATGCAGAGATCCTGTTCGGCTTTATCCAGCGTGATTACAAGCGCGTGGCAGAGGTGCATTTCGAGGCGGGATATGTGCCTGCTGATCGTGATGTTGATGATTTCGCGCGTGCTTTGCGGGCCGTTGGTGAGCCGATTTTCGGCATGGACGCCAGCCAGCTTTCGATGGGGCGGTTGTTGTCTTATCTGTTTGAAGTCACAGAGCGTTTCGGGATGGAGACGCGCACCGAGCTGATCCTATTGCAGCGCACGATGGTTGTCGTAGAGGGCGTGGCGCGGTCATTGTCGCCGCATCTGAATATCTGGGACGTCGCCAAACCGATCGTTGCCGATTACATCAAAGGGTCAATCGGGCCACGTGCCTTTGCGCGGGACATGGCGAAAACGGCGCGTGTTCTGGCGCGGTTTGGGCCGCGGCTTCCTGGGATAGTGGAGCAGGCGTTGGTGCGGCAGGGACAGGTCCGGATCAAACAATACACAAGCGGTCGCGCTTTGGCTGGCTGCTTTGGCTGGTGTTGGGCGCAGGTTTGGGCGGCGGGGCGGTGGCTCTGTCGATGA
- a CDS encoding IS3 family transposase (programmed frameshift) — protein sequence MNKKPGTSKGAADKLVKNIRRKTRQTYSAEEKIRIVLAGLRGEESISALCRREGISDSLYYTWSKEFLEAGKRRLSGDTARQATSPEVKELRSEAMALKECVADLTLENRLLKKKHDRGWGVRGMRYPATEKLEIIRTVEGSHLPTKKTLDMLGIPRTTFYRWYDRYVEGGLDALADRSPRPKSVWNRIPDIRRDDLIEFALEHEALTTRELAVKYTDEKRYFVSESSVYRILKAADLITAPDYVVIKAADEFTDKTTAINQMWQTDFTYFKIIGWGWYYLSTILDDYSRYIIAWKLCTNMRAEDVTSTIELALQASGCDQAVVRHKPRLLSDNGSCYISGDLAKWLEDQKMDHVRGAPFHPQTQGKIERWHQTMKNRVLLENYYLPGDLERQIGAFVDYYNNQRYHESLNNVTPADVYFGRDKAILREREKIKKLTIRQRRLQHQKQAA from the exons ATGAACAAGAAGCCCGGAACATCGAAAGGCGCAGCTGACAAGCTGGTCAAAAACATCCGCCGCAAGACCCGCCAGACCTACTCGGCGGAGGAGAAGATCCGCATTGTTTTGGCCGGATTGCGCGGGGAGGAAAGCATCTCGGCGTTATGTCGCCGCGAGGGTATTTCTGACAGCCTGTATTACACTTGGTCGAAGGAATTCCTTGAGGCTGGAAAGCGTCGTCTTTCCGGCGACACGGCGCGTCAAGCGACATCGCCTGAGGTGAAGGAGTTGAGATCTGAGGCCATGGCCCTGAAGGAATGCGTGGCCGACCTCACCTTGGAAAACCGTCTGCTCA AAAAAAAGCATGACAGGGGCTGGGGAGTTCGAGGAATGAGGTATCCAGCAACCGAGAAGTTGGAGATCATTCGCACAGTTGAAGGGTCGCATCTGCCAACCAAGAAGACCCTTGATATGCTGGGCATCCCGCGCACCACATTTTACCGATGGTATGACCGATATGTCGAAGGTGGCTTGGATGCCTTGGCAGATCGTTCGCCACGTCCAAAGTCGGTCTGGAACCGCATCCCTGATATCCGCCGTGACGATCTGATCGAGTTTGCGTTGGAGCATGAGGCACTGACCACACGCGAGCTGGCCGTTAAATATACCGATGAGAAGCGATATTTTGTCTCTGAATCATCGGTTTACCGCATCCTGAAAGCCGCTGATCTGATTACTGCGCCGGACTACGTGGTGATCAAGGCCGCCGATGAGTTCACGGACAAGACCACCGCCATCAACCAGATGTGGCAGACTGACTTCACCTACTTCAAGATCATTGGCTGGGGCTGGTATTACCTGTCCACCATCCTCGACGACTACAGCCGCTACATCATCGCCTGGAAGCTCTGCACGAACATGCGGGCCGAGGATGTGACCAGCACGATCGAGCTGGCGCTTCAGGCATCGGGCTGCGACCAGGCCGTGGTCCGACACAAACCCCGTCTGCTCAGCGACAACGGATCCTGTTACATCTCTGGCGATCTGGCCAAATGGCTGGAGGATCAGAAGATGGACCACGTTCGCGGAGCGCCATTCCACCCGCAAACCCAAGGCAAAATAGAACGATGGCATCAGACCATGAAGAACCGTGTTCTGCTGGAGAATTACTACCTGCCCGGTGATCTCGAGCGACAGATCGGGGCCTTCGTCGACTACTACAACAACCAGCGCTACCACGAGAGCCTGAATAACGTCACACCCGCCGACGTCTACTTTGGACGGGACAAAGCCATTCTGAGAGAAAGGGAGAAGATCAAGAAACTGACGATCCGACAACGCCGCTTGCAACATCAAAAACAAGCCGCATAA
- a CDS encoding flagellar hook-length control protein FliK — protein MTDIQLLQTTDAQHTLAKQPVALAAVSGRSATAHAFGEIFAALHTAPSSAPKVEPLAPSASEQSPEPDQQDTEGLQETALQPSEIEDADTTLQQPLEAEIQAPPLTKIVEPAIVAPPITIPNADQAHHNNHRESFSAAVTPLSKANTPAAPQAQQLLEADLPALKTNQKTSAPQSATLELGQTHAATARPDLQANLPTEKALRPPPNQLEASRKSTPQTPTSADGKAAQPNASAQLTPVPNTPVQNTPVLNTPLTSIVAQNDAAKPELPQTAPVVHAPATLETTLSGPSTPQPASITPNTAAPLPKVEPQKLPLLAEPTLPSMTPSAKTGVAAESSHASKSSPSPMANSSRSLETANATTTPKETTPPNPFPNPGPLAIPNKDSQSQLEFSISPTSEPLRSETPTPSQPSALPTRQTELARQVAMQIASTPKQENRAIELRLHPEELGRVRLLLSPGETAMTVSIVAERGETLDLMRRHISQLETEFQELGYDDVTFTFGSSPQGNADQNSPQHDDGQGTPKPELSGSKQQESISGSHPQSPTQSGLDLRF, from the coding sequence ATGACCGATATCCAGCTACTGCAAACCACCGATGCACAGCATACTCTTGCCAAGCAACCTGTTGCTCTGGCGGCGGTTTCCGGACGCTCGGCGACTGCACATGCATTTGGTGAAATCTTTGCAGCCCTGCACACTGCACCTTCGTCAGCGCCTAAGGTTGAGCCTTTGGCGCCATCTGCCTCAGAGCAATCACCAGAGCCAGATCAACAGGACACTGAAGGTCTGCAGGAAACCGCCTTGCAGCCCTCCGAAATCGAAGACGCTGACACCACCTTACAGCAGCCCCTTGAGGCTGAAATCCAAGCCCCTCCTTTGACGAAGATCGTTGAGCCCGCAATCGTCGCCCCCCCAATCACCATCCCCAATGCAGACCAAGCACACCACAATAACCACCGTGAGAGCTTTAGCGCTGCCGTTACTCCGCTCAGCAAAGCAAATACGCCCGCAGCACCCCAAGCGCAGCAACTCTTAGAAGCCGACTTACCCGCATTGAAAACCAATCAGAAAACCTCTGCGCCGCAGTCCGCGACACTAGAGCTGGGCCAAACACACGCTGCGACTGCGCGTCCCGATCTCCAAGCCAACCTTCCTACAGAAAAGGCCCTTCGCCCGCCTCCAAACCAATTGGAAGCTTCCCGCAAATCCACCCCTCAAACGCCCACCTCTGCCGATGGCAAGGCCGCACAGCCAAATGCGTCAGCTCAATTAACTCCCGTCCCAAATACTCCCGTCCAAAATACGCCTGTCTTGAACACGCCGTTGACAAGCATTGTCGCTCAAAACGACGCAGCCAAACCTGAACTCCCGCAAACAGCACCCGTTGTCCATGCGCCCGCCACGCTCGAAACAACGCTATCAGGCCCAAGCACACCACAGCCCGCCAGTATCACGCCTAATACGGCTGCCCCCCTTCCAAAAGTCGAGCCGCAGAAACTGCCGCTACTTGCAGAGCCAACCCTGCCAAGCATGACACCTTCCGCAAAAACTGGTGTAGCGGCAGAAAGTAGCCACGCGTCCAAGAGCTCTCCCTCTCCCATGGCAAACTCCAGCAGAAGTTTGGAAACGGCCAATGCGACGACAACCCCCAAGGAGACAACGCCACCCAATCCGTTCCCGAACCCCGGCCCTCTCGCCATCCCCAACAAGGACAGCCAAAGCCAGCTAGAATTCAGCATTTCACCGACCTCAGAACCACTTAGGTCAGAAACGCCCACCCCATCACAGCCAAGCGCCCTGCCAACGCGCCAAACAGAGCTCGCGCGCCAAGTAGCGATGCAAATTGCATCCACCCCGAAGCAGGAAAACCGCGCTATAGAACTGCGCCTGCACCCAGAAGAGCTTGGCCGCGTGCGGTTGCTTCTGTCGCCGGGTGAAACTGCGATGACTGTCTCAATCGTGGCAGAACGCGGCGAAACTCTCGACTTGATGCGCCGCCACATCAGCCAGCTCGAAACTGAATTCCAAGAGCTTGGGTATGATGATGTCACCTTCACCTTCGGATCATCTCCTCAGGGTAACGCCGATCAGAACAGCCCTCAGCATGACGACGGGCAAGGCACCCCCAAACCGGAACTGTCCGGGTCCAAACAACAAGAATCGATCAGCGGATCTCACCCTCAATCGCCCACCCAAAGCGGGCTGGATCTGCGATTCTAA
- the ubiE gene encoding bifunctional demethylmenaquinone methyltransferase/2-methoxy-6-polyprenyl-1,4-benzoquinol methylase UbiE translates to MSDKTTHFGFQDVPEAEKAGKVQGVFGSVASKYDVMNDAMSMGIHRIWKNAMMDWLAPRPGQRLLDVAGGTGDISFKFLKRAGQGHATVLDLTEPMLIAGRKRAEADRMADSLDWVVGDAMALPFPDNTFDVYTISFGIRNVTRPQEALNEAFRVLKPGGRLMVLEFSQIPNELMQKVYDLYSFNIIPQMGKMIANDRDSYQYLVESIRKFPDQYTFLGMVRDAGFEQAKYRNLSMGIACLHSGWKL, encoded by the coding sequence ATGAGCGACAAGACCACACATTTTGGATTTCAGGACGTTCCCGAAGCGGAAAAAGCCGGGAAGGTGCAGGGTGTTTTCGGCTCGGTTGCGTCGAAATATGACGTGATGAACGATGCGATGAGCATGGGCATCCACCGCATTTGGAAAAATGCGATGATGGATTGGCTTGCGCCACGTCCGGGGCAGCGGCTTTTGGATGTTGCGGGGGGCACCGGCGATATTTCGTTCAAGTTTCTGAAACGTGCGGGGCAGGGTCATGCCACCGTGCTTGATCTGACGGAGCCGATGTTGATCGCGGGGCGCAAACGGGCCGAGGCCGACCGCATGGCCGATAGTCTGGATTGGGTGGTTGGGGATGCGATGGCTTTGCCGTTCCCTGACAATACGTTTGATGTTTACACGATCAGCTTTGGCATTCGGAATGTGACGCGCCCGCAGGAGGCCTTGAACGAGGCGTTCCGGGTGTTAAAGCCGGGCGGGAGGTTGATGGTTCTGGAGTTCAGCCAGATCCCCAATGAGTTGATGCAGAAAGTGTATGATTTGTATTCGTTCAACATCATTCCGCAGATGGGGAAGATGATTGCGAATGATCGGGATAGCTATCAGTATCTTGTTGAATCCATTCGCAAGTTTCCTGACCAATATACGTTCCTTGGGATGGTCAGGGACGCGGGTTTTGAGCAGGCGAAATATCGCAATCTGTCGATGGGCATTGCCTGTTTGCATTCGGGTTGGAAGCTGTGA